From one Nonomuraea polychroma genomic stretch:
- a CDS encoding class I SAM-dependent methyltransferase, with protein MSGFDDAAFFGDRWADHYGDGPDPTAAVEFLAGLAGAGRVLELASGTGRITLPLAARGIAVEGVEGSAAMVERMRERPGGTRIPVTVGDMADVPVEGSFRLVFLVFNTLFNLPSQERQMDCFHNVARALQPDGAFVIECFVPDPAKFDRGSRVEALEVTEDSATIQVYRHDAVAQRYAKQTITFTTDETRMLPVALRYCWPSELDLMASQAGLQLHERHADWDRRPFDSNSTSHISVYRPAAEVTR; from the coding sequence ATGTCTGGGTTTGATGATGCGGCGTTCTTCGGTGACCGATGGGCGGACCACTACGGCGACGGACCGGATCCAACTGCGGCAGTGGAGTTCTTGGCCGGGCTTGCAGGTGCGGGGCGGGTTCTTGAACTCGCGAGTGGCACCGGCCGCATCACACTGCCTCTCGCCGCACGAGGCATCGCCGTCGAGGGCGTCGAGGGTTCGGCCGCGATGGTTGAACGGATGCGCGAGAGACCAGGTGGAACACGGATTCCGGTCACTGTAGGCGACATGGCGGACGTGCCCGTCGAAGGGTCTTTCAGGTTGGTCTTTCTTGTTTTCAACACACTGTTCAACCTGCCGAGCCAGGAACGGCAGATGGACTGCTTCCACAACGTCGCGCGGGCTCTCCAGCCGGATGGCGCGTTCGTAATCGAGTGCTTCGTACCGGACCCGGCCAAGTTCGATCGGGGTTCGCGGGTTGAAGCGCTTGAGGTGACCGAGGACTCCGCGACGATCCAGGTTTACCGACATGACGCGGTCGCCCAGCGGTATGCGAAGCAGACCATCACCTTCACCACCGACGAAACTCGCATGTTGCCCGTGGCGCTTCGGTATTGCTGGCCCAGCGAGTTGGACCTGATGGCGAGCCAAGCCGGTCTTCAACTTCACGAGCGGCATGCGGACTGGGATCGTCGGCCGTTCGACTCGAACAGCACCAGCCATATCTCGGTCTACCGACCTGCCGCCGAGGTCACCAGGTAG